AATTCCGGGCGAAACCGGAAGACGAGATATGATATGTATATGACACAAATCATCAACATAGATAATATATCGTTGAATTGTTCGTCTCATTGCTATTGATAATTGATACACACTTGCATACACACAAGAGAAAACTGAGGAACAGATCATCGGTACGTAGTATATTCGCGATGGACaaatcgatatatatatatataggatagaGCCGTAGGAGGCATATTTAGATTGAGaagaaagaataattagttgaCGGTGACCTTGCCGACCATCCCAGCTCCGGCGTGCGGCTCGCAGTAGAAGCCGTATGTGCCGGGGACGGTGAGCGTGACGGAGAAGGTCTCGCCGGGGGCGTTGAGGTACTCCTCCTGCGATATCTTGGACACGTCGACGCCGCTCGGAACCGCGTCCTCGTCGAACACCACGTTGTGAGGGAAGCCGGCGTTGTTCTTGAACGTGATGGTCTCGCCGGACTTGACGGTGAAGTCGTTCGGCTCGAACACCAGCACGCCGCCATTGGCGCCGAGAAGCACCTCCTGCGCCATGGCGCCGCCCGCGAGCATGGCGCTGGCGGCCACGGCCACTGCGGCCGCGCCGGCTGCCTTGCCGAGCGAGGCGCGCACGACCAGCGAAGATCTCATCCTCCTCCGCCCGGGAGCGGAGGGGGCCATGGAAgggatggtgacggcggcagAGGAAAGAGCGGCCATGGTAGCTAGTGTATTGTATTTCTTCTTGGTCTGCGTCTGCGTCTGCGTCTGCGTAGTACTCCTATGGttcagcagcagcggcgccggtGTAGTGGTTGCTATAAACCAATCCAATGATCTGAGCTCGGGTTGGGATTGAGAGGTTGGGTGGCCAGCGTCGTCGCGCGCCATCTTATCGACCTCGTGGCCGCAGCCCATTGGCTCACCCGGATTAGGTGGGCCCACCCCCACACTGCCCTAGCTTAGCTTCCCCCATCGATTCGTGATGCCCACCCAGCTCAGCAGCTGCTTTCTGGGCCGGAATGAAAACGTGGGCCTTTTCTTCTCGCTCAAATCCACCCATCTTTCCTATTAGAAgagtaaaaaaggaaaaagtacacctaaggtccctcaacttgttatcgGGATACgaaaacgtcctcgaaccgcaaaaccagatatatgggtcccttaactatacaaaaccagtCACTCGAGGTCCTTCGGTGATTTTGACTATGGTTTtagtctacgtggcggctgagtcagcgtgggacccacgtgggccccacatgtcaggatgccacgtcagtcgGCCTCTCCCccccctcttctcttcctcggttcctcctctctctctctgccaaTTGAGCGCGAGCGGCGAGGCTTGCAGGCGAGCAGATGGTTGAGGACTCGGCGAGCTCGAACCGGTGCACGACGTGGAAGGGGTCCGGGTGACCGACGAGGGCACGGCCAACGGCTACGACACCGACAGCCCGCCGGCAGAGAGGAGATCGGcgaccagcgccgccgccgcctcgcttcCTCCACAAGccggccaccaccgcgccgtGGACGGCAGCCatcgtcgacctcgccgccctTATGGCCCTCCACGCCGACGCACAAAGGGCTCGCCACGGAGGATGAGCGGCGTGGAGCTCCAGACGCGTCGCCAGCGGAAGGCGAGTGCGGCGGTGCGAGTCCCGTCCTTGACGGGGATGCGGGCGACGAGGAGGTCGTCGGGGAACGTGCTAACGCGGTCCTCGCCGTCGTAGCCCTCGGCGGCGGAAATTgtggcgccgttgccggaggCGGGATGGCTGGGGAACCACCGGAGGCGGCCTTGGACGTTGCGAGGACCACGTCGAGCCCCTCGTGCGCCGGCTTGTAGGGACCTATGTGTGGCGAGGTCGACGTTGGCCGCCGCCCacggcgcggtggtggccggCGCGTGGAGGAAGCGGGGCGGAGCCCGAGCCATCAGGCTCGCAGTCGCGGAGGATGGCCAGCGCGCCGGTCGACGGGCTCGAGCGCCGGTCGACGGGCTCGAGCACCGGTCTCTAGTGGTGAGGCCCTCCAGGGTGGGCGCCGGTCGGTGATGACAACTTCCAGTGCGGTGTCCAACAGCGAAGAGCCCCTCTGCCTCCACGCTCGCCCACGCCGTCGCCTTTAGCTTCCGATTCTGGGTCGgtgccggcctcccctcccgcgtcGCAGCTGCCGTCGATGCTGCCGCCTCTCTGTCACCGCActcgcccgccgacgccgcctcgccttgccgccgccctccccttctcccgtgTCTCTGCCGccgcgtcaccgccgccgcatcgccggccAGCCTGCCCAGTCCAGAGAGAGGAGTGAGAGGGAGAAgaaggaaaggagaggaagggagaggccggctgacgtggcatcatgacatgtgggcccacatgggtcccacgctgactcagccgccacgtagactaAAACCGGGGTTAAAACCACCAAAtgacctcgggtgaccggttttgtatagttaagggaccccatatatctggttttgctgTTCGAGAATGTTTTtgtatcccgatgacaagttgagggacctttggtgtactttttccgagTAAAAATAACTTCAATTTACATAGTTTGGCTCGTATCCTTAAACACAATACCAAATATAAAGCATTTCTCATTTTTTAAACCAATGCAAACGAGGTTATGGTTTGGATGATTGGTTTTGGCTGAGTGGTGCTTACATGGGTAGTTTGACTAGTCCTCGTCCCACATGGCACTAGAagcaagattaaaaaaaataaaaatatgtgaGCTACATATGTTAGCCAAATAAGAAGATAAAAAACAGTGGGACCCACTTCCTCCACCTCAGCCTCTCTCATCTCTATCTCCTCGACTCTTCCGGGTCGGCGTGCATCCCTCCctttctcccctctccttcccAATTGAGGGCAACGAGCAACGGGGGAGGAGCTACGCGGTGGCGGTCGACAGGAAAGGGCGGCCAACAAAGAGTTCGACGACGGTTAGCCATGGACGCGATGGCGATGACTCCCCGCTTCTCAATGGCCGACGATAGTGGTGGCGAGCCTAGGTCTTATCCTCAAGCGACGGTGGCGCCTCTCTTTCTTCCCCTCTTTTGCAGGCTTGGGTCACCAGCGATGCTCCTCAATGACTCAATTATCTTGTTACGTGAGcagcgcgacgacggcgacgactgctCGTGATCTTGCGCCAATGACGAGCAGACTGGTGTGCCTCGACGGCGAGCTCCCTGTCTCTAAGTTGCATCGTTGCCTCCTCTCATCTGACTCTAGCAACAACTACAACATTGCCACCGTAGATATCACCGCAGACCTCGCCCGCCTTCGCTCGCACAACTCCTGCCTCGCCACCGGCCCGCCCGTCTGCCCCTGCAACGTCCCATGCCTCATTGTATGCACTGACAACCCGCTGCTCGTTGTCGCCGCGCTCTCTTGGCTCGACGACGACGTATGCACTCTCTCGACGCTCTTCCTGTTCCTCCCCGCACATGCCCACCTCCATGCTCATGAAGCTATGCTAGGACAACGAGGATGCACGCACCGATGACCCGCCGGTTTACACCTTCGTCAGGGATAGGAAAGAAGATGTTCAACTGATATGTGGATCCcacatgttttttattttttttaatgttttcttCTGTTGTCACATCAGTGCGAACTAGGTCCAAAACTGCTTCGTGATCTTGTTTTCATTGGGGATACGTTATATCTGATAATGTAGTTTAAGGACGTGATTCAAACTTGACGTCAAAATTAAGAACCTAAGGTGAACTTATTTCTAGTAGAGTAGAGTTCTCCAGTTCCCCGTTGCACGCAGCATCTTTGGTTGGCAACCTTATTCATGCGAGCGAGCTCTTGAGAATGGATGGATCGACATGATAAAGACAATGGAGGAAAAGATAGATGCACTAGTGATATAACAACAACCACACTAGCAATAAGCACATCATGGCTAGCTAATGAACTCTTGCAACTTCTTTATATGAACCAGTTACCTGCAGTACTTTCCAAAGAACATATGTAGTAGTATATATGAGGCTCCCAAGCTTAAGCTAAGCGACCATTTATTTACATTAGTCAGGTAGTGTGATTCAGAGATTTCCACACACCAACCAACAAAAGCAGAGAGCCGGCCATCACAAAGAGAGCCGGCCACTGCCACCCCCACCCTAGTCGCACAACAGAGCTAGTCCATTTCTGAATATGAGGTGCATGCTGCTGTTCTCGTGTCTCCAACGAAGGTACATTATTCTCATTGCTATTTCTAGACTCCACTCTCAACAGCCTCTGCTTTAGATTAGTTCCACGGGGCTGATTAGCATGTACCAACATCTCTTCTGCACGTGGGAAATTGAAGGAGATCAGCTACATCgtcagagagaaaaaaataactcAGCCACAACAGCCCTGCAAACAACATTGGCTCCAGTAGTCTGTTTCACAAATGTTCCACACGATCCCATCCTCTAAACTATACCGCATAAGAGACGAAGACCTACTGTTCGTGGACAAAATCCCATACTTTCacattataagacgttttgggtTTTGAATAGGTTCATGCATAGGTCGATGTATGtgttacatatatatgttcaaaTTCATATGAATAGTAGTGAATCTAGAAGAGCGATGGAGAGGCCAAAACATCCTATAatgtggaacggagggagtactatatattttttcaatataTAGAAAACTCAAGTTCTTACACTTAGCATTAATGACATCTCAAGCCAATATTGACCTTTTTCAAATTAGCTAATTGTACTTGAGATCTAGGGGCGAATGCATGTCATACCCTTGCTAGCTTGGTAAATACACCACTAATATTTATTAACGATGACTACCACTTTACACTAGCAAGAAAGAAAAAGTCCAGGACCCTTCATGAGGTATATGTAGGAAGATATAAATTTCTTTTTGCCAGGTGGAAGATATAAATTTCAATGTCTCAAGTTCTAATTACGAATTTAACAAAGATTGCTTACCATGAAAGGAGAAGCCTTGGAGCTTGTCCATAACTTCCACTGAATGATCCACT
The Oryza sativa Japonica Group chromosome 6, ASM3414082v1 DNA segment above includes these coding regions:
- the LOC4339833 gene encoding plastocyanin, chloroplastic; translated protein: MAALSSAAVTIPSMAPSAPGRRRMRSSLVVRASLGKAAGAAAVAVAASAMLAGGAMAQEVLLGANGGVLVFEPNDFTVKSGETITFKNNAGFPHNVVFDEDAVPSGVDVSKISQEEYLNAPGETFSVTLTVPGTYGFYCEPHAGAGMVGKVTVN